A section of the Dehalobacter sp. DCM genome encodes:
- a CDS encoding flagellar hook-basal body complex protein gives MMRSLYSAITGLKNHQTSMDVIGNNIANVNTAGYKRERASFATMLGQAIQDASKPTTGVGGTNGIAVGLGSVLGSVEIIGTQGSSQYTGKDTDMMIQGSGFFVLNQGGTPYYTRTGNFGFDENGYLVDNNTGAYVQGYLNQDLTVATPTYLDKTLSTSLKKIKVSDADSIDDADTTADPLITGYSLDSYSIDSKGVITGVFVDNSTGIQMTREIARIALASFSNPTGLSYEGNNFYTTSNNSGTANLGYPGDSGKGGITTSYLEMSNVDLSQEFTDMIVTQRGFQANSRVITVSDSLLEELINLKRS, from the coding sequence ATGATGCGTTCGCTATACTCAGCCATTACGGGGCTAAAAAACCATCAGACATCCATGGATGTTATCGGTAATAATATTGCTAACGTCAATACTGCCGGTTATAAAAGAGAGAGAGCCAGCTTTGCCACTATGCTCGGACAAGCGATACAGGACGCTTCAAAACCGACCACGGGCGTTGGCGGAACCAACGGAATAGCGGTCGGTCTCGGCAGTGTTCTCGGGTCCGTAGAAATAATCGGTACCCAGGGCAGTTCGCAGTATACTGGAAAAGATACGGATATGATGATCCAGGGGAGTGGGTTCTTTGTCCTTAATCAAGGAGGAACACCTTATTATACACGAACAGGAAATTTTGGTTTTGATGAAAACGGATATTTAGTTGATAACAATACTGGTGCCTATGTTCAAGGTTATTTGAACCAGGATTTAACGGTTGCCACCCCTACTTATCTTGATAAAACCCTAAGCACCAGTTTAAAGAAGATTAAAGTGTCAGATGCCGATAGTATCGATGATGCAGATACAACGGCAGACCCACTCATCACCGGCTATTCACTGGATAGCTATAGTATTGATTCCAAAGGGGTTATTACCGGAGTGTTTGTTGATAATTCCACCGGCATCCAAATGACCCGAGAAATAGCCCGAATTGCTTTGGCTTCGTTCAGCAATCCCACTGGATTGAGTTACGAAGGAAATAATTTTTATACAACGAGCAATAACTCAGGGACAGCAAATCTGGGATATCCGGGGGATAGTGGGAAAGGTGGCATTACAACAAGTTATCTGGAAATGTCTAACGTGGATCTCTCCCAGGAATTTACGGATATGATCGTTACTCAGCGTGGCTTCCAGGCAAACTCCCGCGTGATCACCGTTTCCGACTCTCTTCTTGAAGAATTGATTAACCTGAAACGCAGTTAA
- a CDS encoding flagellar hook-length control protein FliK yields MNIASVPQPKGSEELKTNSSAADKGSKGSGMEQDSLLFALFLQNCLSQDAVGQTPTGELSDDADGDVSPEQGDSIIGQNAFVQVLQNLFPAGMEATSGSIGDHNSTLLTDLTLGADGIDMMSLNKALESFASTGINGQTRESLTNGEGLKLGNYLKAFGLQGIDGSKAHSLDPAELDKYNTTMNYLKELSGTITTETELKAGSQDNPAAAIALLQVIAGKSVSKSNDNQATGSIRDDLNAAEAAAEVSGTNALNAVSSSTTQTAANNEQSSDKANDTMSSVLTAQAGNKTEMTTDMIDEHALDTDALSSGKVWDQVLDALKKQDIRSAEINTLSIQLQPQELGKMDITMHLKDGQLHLVINASEQATGALIQNSLQDLREGLADIGVTCGSMELGNQSNHQTPKKGHYRYTEALDTPLQEEDMTISPIFTSYLNPYAQSGRINVSV; encoded by the coding sequence ATGAATATAGCAAGTGTTCCTCAGCCGAAAGGATCAGAAGAGCTGAAAACGAATTCAAGCGCGGCAGATAAGGGTTCCAAAGGCTCCGGGATGGAGCAGGACTCTCTCTTGTTCGCGCTTTTTCTTCAAAATTGCCTATCACAGGACGCTGTGGGACAAACACCAACTGGAGAATTATCGGATGACGCTGACGGTGATGTCAGTCCTGAACAAGGGGACAGTATCATCGGGCAGAATGCATTCGTACAGGTTCTCCAGAATTTATTTCCGGCTGGCATGGAGGCCACTTCCGGATCAATAGGAGATCATAATAGTACTCTGCTTACCGATTTGACTCTCGGCGCAGATGGCATCGATATGATGTCACTGAACAAAGCACTGGAAAGCTTTGCTTCGACGGGAATCAATGGACAAACACGGGAATCCTTGACTAACGGTGAAGGATTAAAGCTGGGTAACTACCTGAAGGCTTTTGGACTACAAGGGATTGATGGTTCTAAAGCTCACTCTCTCGATCCAGCGGAGTTGGATAAATATAATACAACGATGAACTACTTGAAGGAACTCTCTGGGACAATAACAACCGAAACCGAATTGAAAGCGGGGTCCCAAGACAATCCCGCAGCAGCTATCGCCTTACTGCAGGTCATTGCCGGGAAATCTGTTTCTAAAAGCAATGACAACCAAGCAACCGGTAGCATACGGGATGATTTGAATGCGGCGGAAGCGGCTGCAGAGGTATCCGGCACCAACGCTCTGAATGCGGTAAGCTCCAGCACAACCCAGACAGCTGCGAATAATGAGCAATCAAGCGATAAAGCAAACGATACCATGAGCTCTGTTCTAACAGCACAAGCAGGGAATAAGACAGAGATGACGACGGATATGATTGATGAACATGCCCTGGATACTGATGCATTGAGCAGCGGAAAGGTCTGGGATCAAGTTCTCGACGCATTGAAAAAGCAGGACATACGCTCTGCGGAAATCAACACACTTTCTATCCAGTTACAGCCTCAGGAACTCGGTAAAATGGATATAACCATGCATTTGAAAGATGGACAGCTTCATCTGGTGATTAATGCCAGTGAACAAGCAACCGGGGCACTGATACAGAACAGTCTTCAAGATCTAAGAGAGGGTCTGGCCGATATCGGAGTTACCTGCGGTTCAATGGAGTTGGGAAACCAGAGTAATCACCAAACCCCGAAAAAAGGACACTATCGTTATACTGAGGCGCTTGACACACCACTGCAGGAAGAAGATATGACGATTTCACCCATATTTACGTCCTATCTGAATCCCTATGCGCAGAGCGGCAGGATTAATGTCAGTGTCTAA
- a CDS encoding flagellar hook capping FlgD N-terminal domain-containing protein: MTVNNVAGINAAGNTAATNNTTRAEQNANASLDQNAFLKLLIAQLQNQDPMSPMDDTQFVSQMATFSMLEQMTTMASNIGELKDSLTAQSSQTLLTQGAAMIGKSVTGKDADGNDISGIVSSVKLVDGSLSVLIGNTEITLDNVLEVKNSG, encoded by the coding sequence ATGACGGTAAATAATGTTGCCGGAATAAACGCGGCTGGAAATACAGCTGCGACCAATAACACCACCAGGGCTGAGCAAAACGCGAACGCCAGTCTGGATCAAAACGCTTTTCTTAAATTGTTAATTGCGCAGCTGCAAAATCAGGACCCGATGTCGCCCATGGACGACACCCAATTTGTATCCCAAATGGCCACGTTCAGTATGCTCGAACAGATGACCACTATGGCGTCGAACATTGGGGAATTAAAGGATAGTTTAACAGCACAAAGCAGTCAAACTCTTCTGACTCAAGGCGCTGCTATGATCGGCAAGTCAGTGACAGGTAAGGACGCGGACGGCAATGATATAAGCGGGATTGTGTCCTCGGTTAAACTCGTCGATGGGTCCCTGTCGGTGTTGATTGGCAATACCGAAATAACTTTAGACAATGTGCTTGAAGTAAAGAATTCCGGCTAA
- a CDS encoding adaptor protein MecA gives MRILKVNDNTIRVFISFTELADRNISLSDFFQRSARTEQFFWELISKAKDEVDFNLDQPFWIQATLASEDEFVITVIKQEEQLDSDINHIIQTSIGEKKKTQPSPKFTAERDWVYVFAEFEDVVSAVSFLPGMIQIKSSLYAYSGEYYLTIGNIGNPRKKKLAEAILDEYGESVMTTDTFLKEHGELIIEEEAVKVLKRLDKQQKRS, from the coding sequence ATGCGTATACTCAAGGTCAATGATAATACAATTCGCGTTTTTATCTCCTTTACCGAGCTTGCAGACCGCAATATATCCCTTTCGGATTTCTTTCAACGTTCCGCACGAACCGAACAGTTCTTTTGGGAATTGATATCGAAAGCCAAGGATGAGGTCGATTTTAATTTAGATCAGCCGTTTTGGATTCAAGCGACCCTTGCCTCTGAAGACGAATTTGTTATTACCGTGATCAAGCAAGAAGAACAGCTTGATTCGGATATAAATCATATCATTCAAACTTCAATCGGGGAAAAGAAAAAGACGCAGCCCTCGCCGAAGTTTACTGCAGAACGGGATTGGGTCTATGTATTCGCTGAATTTGAAGATGTTGTATCCGCTGTCAGTTTTCTGCCGGGGATGATCCAAATTAAGTCGTCACTCTATGCCTATAGCGGTGAATATTATCTGACGATCGGGAATATAGGAAATCCACGGAAGAAGAAACTTGCGGAAGCGATCTTGGACGAATATGGTGAGTCTGTAATGACGACGGATACCTTTCTAAAAGAACATGGGGAATTGATCATTGAAGAGGAAGCCGTCAAAGTCTTAAAACGGCTTGACAAACAACAAAAAAGGAGCTGA
- a CDS encoding flagellar hook-basal body protein has product MQVSAHYLHSLQNRMNLISNNLANTATTGFKQQLLSLEESYDAQDRSNTAALYGGFPETTLPVIRLNPYDGKRYDFSQGALENTGNPLDLAVSGEGFFQVKTSDGRIGYTRAGLFMVDGAGNLVNNEGMTLETNVVVPEDVSEVSIGSDGTIYGLKTATETAEAGTAGAETEEGQNANNFIELGKISLYRFANADGLEQTGGTMFYATDASGKAIEGTSGEEGFGTIQNGMVEKSNTNIMTAMADLIQAQRAYQIDIRIKQNQDEMMVTTIGMRG; this is encoded by the coding sequence ATGCAGGTGTCCGCACATTATCTCCATTCACTGCAAAACCGTATGAACTTGATATCCAACAACCTGGCCAATACCGCGACAACCGGCTTCAAACAACAGCTGTTGTCTCTGGAGGAAAGTTATGATGCTCAGGACAGAAGCAATACCGCTGCCCTGTACGGCGGATTTCCGGAAACGACGCTACCGGTTATCCGCCTTAACCCATATGATGGCAAACGCTATGATTTTAGCCAGGGGGCGCTGGAGAATACCGGCAACCCTCTGGACCTTGCGGTAAGCGGTGAAGGCTTCTTTCAGGTAAAAACTTCAGATGGCAGGATAGGTTATACCCGCGCAGGGTTGTTCATGGTTGACGGGGCAGGAAACTTGGTCAATAATGAAGGTATGACCCTGGAAACCAACGTAGTTGTGCCTGAGGATGTTTCTGAAGTCAGTATCGGCAGCGACGGAACGATATATGGTTTAAAAACAGCCACCGAAACGGCAGAGGCAGGCACGGCTGGCGCAGAAACCGAAGAAGGGCAAAACGCAAACAACTTTATTGAACTTGGGAAAATATCCTTGTACCGTTTTGCAAATGCGGATGGTTTGGAGCAAACCGGCGGCACCATGTTTTATGCGACAGATGCCTCAGGTAAAGCCATTGAAGGAACATCCGGCGAAGAGGGTTTCGGCACGATCCAAAACGGCATGGTGGAAAAATCCAATACCAATATCATGACAGCCATGGCAGATCTTATTCAAGCACAGAGGGCTTATCAAATTGACATACGGATTAAACAAAATCAGGATGAAATGATGGTAACAACCATTGGGATGAGAGGATGA
- a CDS encoding chemotaxis protein CheD produces MNTTIMVGMADFKVGRSPDKLMTAGLGSCIGVCIYDLQAKIGGMAHIMLPNSVESLQGNPLKYADTCIVMMLEELYKLGVIKSRLKAKMAGGAQMFSFGDKKPLLRIGERNAEAVQQELKKAGIPLLVYDIGGNFGRTITFDIQTGDLNVRTINHGEKVI; encoded by the coding sequence ATGAATACAACAATCATGGTAGGCATGGCTGATTTTAAAGTAGGAAGATCGCCTGACAAGCTTATGACTGCGGGGCTGGGTTCCTGTATCGGTGTCTGTATCTATGATCTTCAGGCGAAAATTGGTGGGATGGCGCATATCATGCTGCCCAACTCGGTGGAGAGCCTACAGGGGAACCCGCTTAAATATGCGGATACCTGTATCGTTATGATGCTGGAGGAACTCTATAAACTGGGTGTTATCAAGTCCCGGCTAAAGGCAAAGATGGCCGGCGGTGCTCAAATGTTTTCTTTCGGCGATAAGAAACCCTTGCTACGAATAGGCGAACGTAATGCAGAAGCTGTGCAGCAGGAATTGAAAAAAGCGGGTATACCGCTTTTGGTATACGACATCGGTGGAAATTTCGGCAGAACCATCACTTTCGATATTCAGACAGGTGATTTAAATGTCAGAACCATCAATCATGGGGAAAAGGTGATTTGA
- the selA gene encoding L-seryl-tRNA(Sec) selenium transferase — MSNNRNSLLRLLPSVNELVAEIAQSEGAKEYDLPAMTWAVRRVLEKARNQMLEQELEPAEDIVLDLTYWLKREIFKELKGSGSLKRVINATGVILHTNCGRALLAPEAAAFVAEQATCYSNLELDIETGSRGSRYHHVDDILTELTGAEASLVVNNNAAAVLLIMNTFADQKEVIVSRGELVEIGGSFRIPEVLKAGGARLIEVGTTNKTWLHDYREAISAETAMMLKVHPSNFRIEGFHHAVSTAELVGLGDELGIPVVEDLGSGSFFAGTDYGLPAEPTIQETVKSGVSLLCFSGDKLLGGPQAGIILGKKELIEKLKKNQLTRALRVDKLVIAALIGTLRLYQKGQIEKIPVWNMISRTREELARDAHRLAALLSDISDLEVRVQEDESCIGGGAFPTAALFSVVCAVKPKSRPVDSLEKFMRQADIPILARIAKDWLILDPRTLLPEDYTIISERMHAIDL, encoded by the coding sequence TTGTCGAATAATAGAAATTCCCTGCTGCGACTTCTGCCGTCTGTAAACGAGCTTGTTGCAGAAATAGCTCAGAGCGAGGGAGCGAAAGAATACGATTTGCCGGCCATGACCTGGGCAGTAAGACGGGTGTTGGAAAAGGCGCGAAATCAGATGCTGGAACAGGAATTGGAGCCGGCGGAGGATATTGTGCTGGACCTCACGTATTGGCTGAAAAGAGAGATATTCAAGGAGTTGAAAGGTTCCGGCAGTTTAAAAAGGGTGATCAATGCCACCGGGGTCATTTTACATACGAATTGCGGCAGGGCATTGCTTGCGCCCGAGGCAGCGGCGTTTGTTGCTGAACAGGCCACCTGCTACAGTAATCTGGAACTGGACATTGAGACCGGAAGCAGAGGATCACGCTATCATCATGTCGACGATATACTCACGGAACTAACGGGTGCTGAGGCGTCGTTAGTTGTCAATAATAATGCCGCGGCGGTACTTTTGATTATGAATACCTTTGCGGATCAGAAAGAAGTCATCGTCTCGCGCGGGGAATTAGTTGAAATCGGCGGGTCATTCCGCATACCGGAAGTTCTTAAAGCCGGCGGCGCGAGACTGATTGAGGTAGGAACAACGAATAAAACGTGGCTGCATGATTACCGAGAGGCAATCAGCGCGGAAACCGCCATGATGCTGAAGGTTCATCCCAGCAATTTCCGAATTGAGGGATTTCATCATGCCGTCAGCACCGCAGAACTTGTTGGTCTGGGCGATGAGTTAGGGATACCGGTGGTTGAAGACTTAGGGAGCGGGAGTTTTTTTGCTGGGACTGACTATGGACTTCCGGCGGAGCCGACAATTCAGGAAACCGTTAAATCCGGTGTTTCACTTCTCTGTTTCAGTGGCGACAAGTTACTCGGCGGGCCGCAAGCGGGGATCATTCTTGGTAAAAAGGAGCTCATCGAAAAACTGAAGAAAAATCAGCTGACCAGGGCATTGCGCGTGGACAAACTGGTAATCGCAGCGCTGATAGGAACCCTTCGCCTATATCAAAAAGGACAAATCGAAAAAATTCCGGTTTGGAATATGATCTCCCGAACCCGGGAAGAACTTGCGCGGGATGCGCATAGACTCGCTGCTTTATTATCAGATATTTCCGATTTGGAAGTCCGAGTACAAGAAGACGAATCCTGTATTGGGGGAGGAGCCTTCCCAACGGCAGCCCTGTTCTCTGTCGTTTGTGCCGTTAAGCCTAAGTCCAGACCTGTCGACAGTTTGGAAAAATTTATGCGACAGGCGGACATCCCTATTCTTGCCCGTATCGCCAAGGATTGGCTGATTTTAGACCCACGGACGCTTCTGCCCGAAGATTATACAATTATTTCCGAACGAATGCATGCCATTGACCTATAA
- the selD gene encoding selenide, water dikinase SelD, with the protein MTGEKIRLTQYSSKSGUGCKIGPSDLAQVLCHISTEHHNPDLLVGIETSDDAGVYRLNDSQAIVQTVDFFTPIVDDPYAFGQIAAANALSDIYAMGARPITALNLVSFPIDTLEKSILTEILRGGQDKISEAGAVIIGGHSIDDPEPKYGLSVTGIVHPRSILTNSGAQADDVLVLTKPLGLGIITTAIKSGIVSSADESEAIHVMAKLNRKASEIAVRIGVNACTDITGFGLLGHLHEMMQASGCHAELYCSDIPVLRAAWDCLNNGTIPGGTLSNLIYLENNLEVFCSLDWKLILGDAQTSGGLLLAVPPEKLTALLAAFQDENESPAAVIGRVMPGKSGTVVIREGNRYDVKHNGVES; encoded by the coding sequence ATGACCGGCGAGAAGATCCGTTTGACGCAATATTCAAGTAAATCCGGCTGAGGGTGTAAAATAGGTCCCAGTGACCTGGCACAAGTTTTGTGTCATATATCAACGGAACATCATAATCCGGATTTATTAGTTGGAATTGAAACGTCAGATGATGCGGGTGTTTATCGACTTAATGACAGTCAGGCAATCGTTCAGACCGTCGACTTTTTTACACCGATCGTTGATGATCCCTATGCATTCGGGCAAATTGCGGCAGCGAATGCTTTAAGCGATATCTATGCTATGGGGGCGCGTCCGATCACAGCATTAAATCTCGTCTCTTTTCCGATTGACACGCTTGAAAAGAGTATCTTGACGGAAATACTAAGAGGGGGACAGGATAAAATCAGCGAAGCAGGTGCAGTGATTATCGGCGGACATTCTATTGATGATCCTGAACCCAAATACGGTTTATCAGTTACCGGTATTGTTCATCCCCGCTCAATTCTTACGAATTCCGGTGCGCAGGCTGATGACGTGCTTGTTCTGACAAAACCACTGGGCCTTGGCATCATTACCACAGCCATAAAAAGTGGCATCGTATCATCGGCAGATGAGTCCGAAGCCATACACGTCATGGCCAAGCTTAACCGGAAGGCCTCGGAGATCGCTGTTCGTATTGGAGTCAATGCCTGTACGGACATCACTGGCTTTGGGTTATTGGGACATCTGCATGAGATGATGCAGGCCAGCGGGTGTCACGCTGAACTATACTGCAGCGATATTCCGGTACTGAGGGCGGCTTGGGATTGCTTAAATAATGGCACGATTCCCGGAGGAACACTTTCGAATTTGATTTATCTGGAAAATAACCTGGAGGTATTCTGCAGCCTGGACTGGAAGCTTATTCTTGGTGATGCGCAGACCTCGGGTGGTTTGCTGTTGGCGGTGCCGCCAGAGAAATTAACGGCGCTGTTGGCAGCTTTTCAAGACGAAAACGAGAGCCCGGCGGCAGTGATCGGACGTGTTATGCCGGGAAAAAGCGGAACAGTGGTTATTCGCGAGGGGAATAGGTACGATGTAAAGCATAATGGAGTGGAGTCATAA
- a CDS encoding chemotaxis protein CheW, whose translation MRTQSVIFTLGDEEYGIPIDAVQEITQIEQIFPVPKSVNYVRGLIDIRGHAIPLLDLNMRFGLNAQEKSDFAIIMKINDDVVALGVDQIKEVIWLDDIVPPPPLISAAFIEGIVNLPGRIIIQLSPERILEKEELMSLQTLA comes from the coding sequence ATGCGTACTCAATCCGTTATATTTACACTGGGGGATGAAGAATATGGGATCCCCATCGACGCTGTACAGGAGATTACCCAGATTGAACAGATCTTTCCCGTTCCTAAGTCTGTGAACTATGTGCGGGGTCTGATCGATATTCGCGGTCATGCTATCCCGCTTTTGGATCTGAATATGCGGTTCGGACTGAACGCTCAAGAAAAAAGCGATTTTGCGATTATTATGAAGATCAACGATGATGTTGTCGCTTTGGGTGTTGATCAAATCAAAGAAGTTATTTGGCTGGATGATATTGTACCGCCGCCGCCCTTGATTTCAGCTGCCTTTATTGAGGGTATCGTTAACCTTCCCGGCAGGATCATTATCCAGCTGTCTCCGGAGCGAATCCTGGAAAAAGAAGAACTCATGAGCTTGCAGACTTTAGCTTGA
- a CDS encoding flagellar hook-basal body protein encodes MLRGLYTAASGMVLNNQQSDAIERNIENVNSPGYLEESEHAVAFPQLFVSRITPSKSSAEPSENVPLGIMGTGVYSDKTVYRTEPGLIRETGNNTDMAINGEGYFVVETLDGDKYTRNGHFQIDPSGMLRTAGGNLVIGQNGPIGPLPDDFIIGLDGTIVGKDNRQVIDRLKIVNIPADNLQREGLTSLYDSNTAPVDADAQNIEIRQGFIEESNVDINAQMVKMVQVTRSYSANQRVVQTYNSILEKAANDIGKL; translated from the coding sequence CTGCTACGAGGATTATATACAGCGGCATCCGGTATGGTTCTTAATAATCAACAAAGTGATGCTATCGAGCGAAATATAGAAAATGTAAATAGCCCGGGCTATCTTGAAGAAAGCGAGCATGCCGTCGCGTTTCCGCAATTGTTTGTGAGCCGGATCACACCGTCCAAATCCAGTGCTGAGCCTTCTGAAAATGTTCCGCTGGGAATAATGGGAACTGGTGTCTATTCGGATAAAACTGTCTATCGGACCGAACCTGGTCTGATCAGGGAAACAGGAAATAATACCGATATGGCCATAAATGGTGAGGGGTATTTTGTGGTCGAGACACTGGACGGCGATAAATATACCCGTAACGGTCACTTTCAAATCGATCCGTCCGGAATGCTGCGGACAGCAGGTGGCAATTTAGTTATCGGCCAGAATGGTCCGATTGGACCTCTGCCTGATGATTTTATAATCGGTCTGGATGGAACCATCGTTGGCAAGGATAACCGACAGGTTATCGATCGACTGAAGATCGTGAATATCCCGGCCGACAATCTACAGCGTGAGGGCTTAACCAGCTTGTATGACAGCAACACGGCGCCAGTGGATGCGGATGCTCAGAATATCGAAATTCGTCAGGGTTTTATAGAAGAATCCAACGTGGATATTAATGCGCAAATGGTCAAAATGGTTCAGGTGACACGTTCCTATTCGGCTAATCAGAGGGTCGTTCAGACGTATAATTCAATTTTGGAGAAGGCTGCCAATGACATCGGCAAATTATAA
- a CDS encoding FliA/WhiG family RNA polymerase sigma factor codes for MYQGQYVMKKGSWSEEYLEKYLPLVKRIAGRLAISLPEHVDQEDLYGYGVFGLLDALNRFDPSRGVKFETYATLRIRGSIIDGLRAMDWVPHSARQKVKQVTQGFTYLENTIGRSPTTEEAAAYLNMTVSELNETLLQGQYMTLVSLEDVNTTDINDNTVSPLDLLIDQSSQESFSQIEKEEQKQILVDAIEKLSEKEKMVVALYYREELTLKEIAAIMNLSESRISQIHSQAILRLRGSLGRQKKNLF; via the coding sequence ATGTATCAAGGTCAATATGTCATGAAAAAAGGTTCCTGGTCGGAAGAATATCTCGAAAAGTATTTACCGCTGGTGAAACGTATTGCCGGCCGGTTAGCAATTTCTCTTCCTGAACATGTCGACCAGGAGGATCTTTATGGCTATGGTGTTTTCGGTCTGCTTGATGCTCTTAACCGATTTGATCCAAGCCGCGGTGTTAAGTTTGAGACATATGCCACGTTAAGGATCAGGGGTTCAATCATTGACGGATTAAGAGCGATGGATTGGGTTCCGCATTCCGCGCGACAGAAAGTCAAACAAGTTACGCAGGGATTTACCTATCTGGAAAATACAATTGGCCGCAGCCCAACAACAGAAGAAGCTGCTGCTTATCTGAACATGACTGTTTCAGAACTAAATGAAACGCTGCTTCAGGGACAATATATGACCTTGGTCTCACTAGAAGATGTCAATACGACCGATATTAACGACAACACAGTATCCCCTCTTGATCTTCTAATAGATCAAAGCTCCCAGGAGTCATTTAGTCAAATTGAAAAAGAAGAACAAAAACAAATTCTCGTTGACGCCATCGAAAAATTATCTGAAAAAGAAAAAATGGTTGTCGCACTTTATTACCGTGAAGAGTTAACGTTAAAAGAGATTGCCGCGATCATGAACCTCTCCGAATCGAGGATTTCGCAAATCCATTCCCAGGCAATATTAAGGTTAAGAGGAAGTCTTGGGCGTCAGAAAAAGAATTTATTTTAG
- the flgB gene encoding flagellar basal body rod protein FlgB produces the protein MAGWLDSPLFKLMERGLDGTSLRQRVLANNIANNDTPDYKRSDLQFDAYLQAALNDSESTVTTVGTEPGHIPITINKHLTDNYVVQDNHTTYRNDGNNVDIDTEMTRMVENQLQYNALSSMITQHLTLLKQAVSE, from the coding sequence ATGGCCGGTTGGTTGGATTCACCGTTATTTAAACTAATGGAAAGAGGGTTGGATGGGACAAGTTTAAGACAGCGTGTCTTGGCGAATAACATTGCCAATAATGACACACCGGATTATAAGAGGTCCGATCTTCAATTTGATGCGTATCTCCAGGCAGCATTGAATGACTCCGAATCAACGGTGACAACAGTAGGTACAGAGCCAGGACATATTCCGATTACGATCAATAAGCACCTTACTGATAATTATGTTGTTCAGGATAATCATACGACGTATCGCAATGACGGCAACAATGTCGATATCGACACGGAAATGACGCGGATGGTAGAAAACCAATTGCAATATAATGCGCTTTCATCCATGATAACTCAGCATTTAACTCTTCTTAAACAGGCAGTATCTGAATAA